A stretch of Macadamia integrifolia cultivar HAES 741 chromosome 7, SCU_Mint_v3, whole genome shotgun sequence DNA encodes these proteins:
- the LOC122084675 gene encoding serine/arginine-rich splicing factor SR45a-like has product MADSPRRRSRSRSRSRSRSRSRPRSPSRSRSRSGSRGREDATNPGNTLYVTGLSTRVTERDLEDHFSREGKVISCRLVVEPRTRISRGFAFVTMDSLEDADRCVKHLNQSVLEGRYITVEKSRRKRPRTPTPGNYLGMKSSRESSYRGDRGRYRGGYGREDYGYRRSPRRSPYRGGHDYSPRRSPYGGRSRRERSRSPPYSSYSPERGYGRRPNVYAR; this is encoded by the exons ATG GCGGACTCTCCTCGTAGAAG ATCTAGATCCAGATCCAGATCAAGGTCCAGGTCCAGATCAAGGCCCAGGTCCCCATCACGTTCCAGGTCAAGGTCTGGAAGTCGTGGCAG GGAGGATGCGACAAATCCGGGAAATACACTCTATGTGACTGGTCTGTCTACTAGGGTCACAGAAAGGGACCTTGAAGATCATTTCTCTAGGGAAGGAAAG GTAATTTCTTGTCGACTGGTTGTGGAGCCTCGGACACGCATCTCTCGGGGTTTTGCTTTTGTGACTATGGACTCATTAGAGGATGCTGACCGTTGTGTGAAACATCTCAATCAATCAGTTCTGGAAGGCCGTTACATAACTGTGGAGAAG TCAAGGAGGAAACGTCCAAGGACACCTACTCCTGGAAACTATCTTGGAATGAAGAGCTCCAGGGAGTCTA GCTATCGTGGTGATCGTGGTCGATACCGTGGTGGCTATGGCCGTGAAGATTATGGGTACCGGAGGTCTCCAAGACGCTCACCTTATCGAGGGGGCCATGATTATTCACCAAGGCGCTCACCTTATGGTGGTAGGTCGAGAAGAGAACGGTCTAGGTCGCCCCCTTACTCGTCATATAGCCCAGAGAGAGGATATGGGCGTAGGCCTAATGTCTATGCAAGATAG